The genomic DNA gagttactttgctgaaataaagggattacacggcggtattttcctgtttcatatgttaggctatgcccgcTCTAATTTTGGTTTCCacgccccaaacaaaacacacattaagaggctctaatgcctgtgtctcaatctcgtggcccatgtcacctctacttgcggcccgcataattacgtgaagaaatattttaaaaaattattcacaaaaatgatttaatatgaaggcaataggcagagtgttacaggcatcgccctaaagaatgtagcctcatgggcagtgtagtccgtgctgcagggagaatggactgccatacctgttatgtgtctgtgagcgcgaggagggagaaaaaggagagtggaaaagtaagaGCTGTCACCGACCAGAAGCGGgggatggaagcatgtaaatataataataaccactgcagccaaaaggagtgcctgacgagcccagttgtaagtaagctattaagactcggcTGTACACTTTTTTCGTGTTtttctccgaaacaataagttccgttggagcagcctttcaacgcctctctctgtctctcgctagcaaagttgacccagacaacaaagttttcggctacgagcccgacacgaacccaacgtgttagccagaggtccctttactaccgtttggagccgcggacctgttttatatacgcgtggaatagttttctatacgagatcgctgcaaaaagtgcatcCTTACCTAATGttcaccctactgttactcattttatattaagatttaaaaatctagtcggtattggtatggcgagtagccttcagtaatagtaataagtCACATAggaatagtacattcatgtagttgtaaaaagcatgataatatataaagtaatccaaagtattcagaatacgttactgtaattgagtaacgtaacggaatacgttagaaaatacattttggggcatgtattctgtaatctgtagtggaatacattttaaaagtaaccttcccaacactgcatatTGAACAGGAGCATCTCCATACCAACAAAAGACCCTCCATGTACAATTTGCAAAGCTTAAGCTGCAATGTTGGTTTTGCAGCTGATACCAAAGTTGTGTTCATCTTCTGTATTTGTACTCACCTGCTGGGCCAAGTGTGATATGAGACTGGCATTGAAGAGCAACTTCTCTGCAGTGATGTGCAGAAAATCAGAAATGGCCCGGAACTGTTTGAACCGTTTCTTGATCTTCTCCATGAAAGGCTGTGAGGATTTTTTCATGATGTCTTTGTGTGTGGACATCACAGAGTCGATGTAAGCCTTGTCATAAGGTACAGGATAGGTCAAAGTGTCATAATGTTTCCCCGGGCCCATTCGTATGGTGGTCTCTGGCATCACCACCGTAACTCTGTGTCCACGGCGACCCATTTCCTGGGCAATGGCTTTAAGACCTATCCAATGACTCCCATCCATGGGCACCACCAGCAGTTTGcctaaaaactgtgaaaaacttGCAAGCTTGGTGTGAGGAAGTTCAGCCTCTTCTGTCTTCAGCTTGTTCTCAGAACTGGACTTTTCTCTATCTGCAGCACCGCTTATTTCCATGGCCATGttaagcaacaaaaacacaaagactcctACTGTCCTCATAGTTCTTAGTCAACAGCTGACTGAAATGAGCACAGAGAAAGTTTCGGGGGAATGGCAAAGGAAACACCCGCTTCTCTGGGCTTTAAGTTCTACAGCTGTGAACCAAGCTCTTCTCTCTGCAGGCTCCTCTGAATAGGTTGTTTGAATTCCTCTGTGAATTAGCAGATTTGATTCGCGTGTGTCTCTGTTGGGAATCTAGGTGAGAGGAGCATGAGTGCAATAACCCTGCTAAAGCAATCTTTAGCCCTTTGAAAcataaatgcagtttcaaagagCAGCGTTATCGCAGTATTTCTCAACAGTAGTTTTTTTCCAAACCTCCCTGGAACCACACTGAGGGTCAACTATCTGCATCTTTTTAACACAGTTGCACTAAAGTCTTTGTAGTTGGTATCAGACAAcccacacatttacacactgaaCATTCTAATCAAGACACATGTCAAGAAAAGTAATATTATCTCTGGAACCCCTCTCAGCATCATAATAATTCACtctattttaaacaaaaaactgttatGTCTTTTATTTCCCAGGAATATCTGAGTACTGCGGTGTTTTATGAACAAGGATTTTTAGTGAAGCAGTATTTACTTGTATGAAATTCAATGTGAAGAACTGCTGTGCAAAAAATTGGGTACACGTCAAAATTAGTTGTTAAACCTTGGACTTTATAGACAGATGTGTCCAATCATGAGAAAAGATGTTTAAGGTGGCACATGGCAAGTTGTGCTTCTCTTTGACTCTCCTCTGAAGAGTGACATCATGGGATCGTCAAAGCAACTCTCAAAAGATCTGAAAACAAAGATTGTTCAGGGGGAGGCTTGTATGCAAAAGCTCATTTAGATAAGCCAGATTCATTTAGGAAGAAAGAGCTTTGAACTGATGAAATAATAATAGAGTATTTTGGTCATAACAAAAAGCACTTTGCATGGCAGAAGAAAACGCCGCTACCCACTGTCAAATTTGGTGGAGGCTTCATCGTGCTGTGGGCTGTGGGGCCCTTGTTGAAGTCCAGTGTTGGATGAATTCAACCCAACAGCAACAAATTCTTCAGGATAATGTTCAAGCATCAGTCAAAGTGTTGAATCTTGTGCTGTTGGACATTCCAAcaagacaatgacccaaaacacagTTGGAAATCTACAAAGGCATCATGCAGAGGGAGAAGTACAATGTTCTGGAAAGGCCATCACTCTCAGGGTTCCTGggcccagtgttttcagttttggacTTTTGTCACTGTTTAGTTTTCATATTTCCTGATTTTCTGTGCCAGCCTCTTGTCTATGTGCATGATGTTCTAGTTCTATTCCTATGTAACATTAGTTAGATAAAGTTCAGCTGTGTATTCACCGGTctctaatcatcatcatcatcagtcagGGTGTTTAAGTCCTCAGTTTCCTCCTGTTCACTGTCTTGTCATTGTCgtttccatgtgtgtgttttcagttcaGCCAGCCAGCTAGCCAGCTCATGTTCTGTTAATCATGTCCTTGTAATAAACACGGTCTTCATTCATCACTAACACGTGAGTAATGCTTTTGGGTTCTGTCTCCCTTCTCTCCACATCGCCACGCCTGACAATCACAGTCCTCTGACCTGAAATGTTATCAAAAATCGGTGTGATGATTTGCAGCAGGCTGTCAATACTTGGCTGATATTAGATTTAAAGGAACTGGAGAGATTTTGTATGGAAGAAACAAACATACTTCTATCCAGAAGAGAGGTTTCCAAATGTTTTCATATGACTGTATgtggcaccaaatcacaacatcagttTACACTTTAAATTGTAAAGACCCTAGAATAACAGAGAAATTCCCAACAATTAGATAatccctctgagcaagcacgtGGCACgtagtgggaaggaagaactcgcTTTTAAtgggaagaaacctctggcagatcCAGGTTCAGGGAGGCGCAGCCGTCTGCAGTGACTGATTGGAGGTGGCGGGGAGGGAGatgggacaaaagacacactgtagaagagagaaaaaaaaataaatgataactACTGTGCAGAggtaaacacatagtgagtaaaaaaagTTGATCGAAGACAAAAATAatacacaacaaacacacacacagagcatgcATTGTAAAGTATAATAACTCTAACAGtttcttttaataaaatgtaaaaataaaatgctgatcAAATACTGATGATTCAATAACTCATCAGTATTTGTCCTCTGACCATTTAATATTAGGAATAACTATTCTTTTAAATCGATCAAATTCACATCCAGAAGAGGGCGCTGTTGGTGCTACGCTCCGTCGGTTTTCCTCAGCGGGGCCCAGAAACAAGCATGGCGGCTTCCAGTGTGTTCCGACCGGGCTTGTTCAACCATAAAGTTGCAATAGTGACGGGTGGAGGCACCGGGATCGGTAAAGCTATCTCTGCGGAGCTGCTGGAGCTGGGTGAGTGAGTTCTCATAGTTGTTGTAGCGCAAAGAGTCTGAAGTGAGCAGCAGCTGAGTGACAGCAAGTGAACTTCGACACAGTTACAAACAAGTCTGTAAGAGTCGCACCAGTGACCGCGGTCAAGTGCGCGCAGGGGCACTGTGAAAGTGGCTGTGAGTGTTCGCTAACAGCTGGAAACACCAAACATCTGGTGGCTGTCAGTGTTGTTTCACAGTAAATTGACTCGAAGCTTTATTTTGTAAAGTGCTGTAATTGTTTTTCGTGGCTCACTTGTTGGTCTTCAGGCTGCAGTGTGGTGATCTCCAGCAGAAAGGCAGACAGGCTGGAGGCAGCAGCTCGGGAGATGAGACAGAAAATCCCTCCCTCCAGTCCTGCAAGTGTCACTGCTCTGCCCTGTAACATCCGCAGCGAGGAGGAGGTGAGCAGCTCTGCATCTGCTGCTCGTTTCAGTGCATAAGTGGCTGAttctctttttgtctttctgtcatTTGAAGGTGAAGGCTCTTGTGTCATCAGTGCTGAAGCAATACGGCCGTATAGACTTTCTGGTGAACAATGGAGGAGGTCAGTTCAGCAGCCCTGCAGAAGACATGTCCTCTAAGGGCTGGAAGGCTGTGATAGACACCAACCTGACAGGAACCTTCCACTGCTGCAAGGAGGGTGAGCTGCACACAGATAACACAGGCTTTGGTGTTTGTGGTTTGGTCTCTCAGCGTGACTGTCATTGTTCTCCCTCCAGTCTACACAGCATGGATGAAGGAGCACGGAGGTGCCATCGTCAACATCATTGCCAACATGTGGAACGGCTTTCCGGGCATGGCGTAAGAACAGTTTCCCTCATTATTTACACACGAATGTGCAAAGTCacatagtttttgtttttttaaattgcctGCTGCACGGTGTGTCTCCTCTCCCCGACAGCCACACAGGAGCAGCGAGGGCAGCGGTGGATAACTTAACTAAGAGTCTCGCCATCGAGTGGGCAGCCTCGGGGGTCCGAATCAACGCTGTTGCACCAGTGCGTACAGCTCAGCACTTAAtcagttttgtttcagtttttcaagaTGCGTATAATTTCATCTCTCTGTTTGGCTGCAGGGTACAATCTTTTCCAAAACTGCGATGGAGAACTATAAAGAGTATGGACCACATCTTTTCAAGATGTCCGTTCCAT from Pelmatolapia mariae isolate MD_Pm_ZW linkage group LG18, Pm_UMD_F_2, whole genome shotgun sequence includes the following:
- the LOC134617112 gene encoding peroxisomal trans-2-enoyl-CoA reductase-like, yielding MAASSVFRPGLFNHKVAIVTGGGTGIGKAISAELLELGCSVVISSRKADRLEAAAREMRQKIPPSSPASVTALPCNIRSEEEVKALVSSVLKQYGRIDFLVNNGGGQFSSPAEDMSSKGWKAVIDTNLTGTFHCCKEVYTAWMKEHGGAIVNIIANMWNGFPGMAHTGAARAAVDNLTKSLAIEWAASGVRINAVAPGTIFSKTAMENYKEYGPHLFKMSVPFTPAKRLGVPEEVSSAVCFLLSPAASYISGATLKVDAGQSLYKSMWEIQNHSAWPEAPEGENLDALNELVDPKSKL